The genome window CTCTACTATACGGGAATCCCTATTCACATTAATTACTAAAACTTTGCTCCGTTTGTACACGCGACGGTCAAGAAGACTCCTCTTCCATGGAGCAGAAATCATGGCGCCTAAGACATGCTTCCCCCCGATCCACACTATTAGTACGGAGGCATTACTAAAAGTACTGGGGGGCCTGGCAGGGTTTAAGAGAGTGGTCGTCGAGATAGGTTGTGGTCCTGGAAGCCTGCTTATAGCAATGGCGTTGAGCAGTGATACAGAATACTTTATAGGCACGGACATCAGCGACGAATGCATCAAAGCGGCACGCGTAAACTCCATCTTAAACAGAGTCTACTCGAAAACAGACTTCATCGTCTGTGACTCCGGAAGCTGTATAAGGGATAACTCGGCCGAGCTCTGTTACACGAATCCGCCCTTTCTACCATATGACTTGAGGGATCAACTGGATCTTCCCTTTGCAGGAGGCCGCGACCTTAAGACAGCTATAAGAATGATAAGGGACTGTTTTAGAGTGTCCAAGCGTGGCGGACTGGTCTTTTATACTCTCAGCGATCTTTCGACTGGGCTGAGGCTTAAAGCTAGGGGAAGAATAATCCTCGAGGCTAGTGGTCTTGGGGACAGGGTCTACGTCTTTGCGTCTAGACGATAGGCTTTCCGCTTCTCGTCCTATGAGATGATATAAGCTTTAATTCAAGGGTTTCGCCTAGTATCCGGGCGGCCCTTCTCCTTGAAAGTATCCTGTTGTTGTTTCCACAATAGGGTGAAAATATGCAGCGTGGACAGCCGTCCTCACAAGTACACCTTGAAACGATATCGTAGGCTTTCCTTATGACGTGCTCCATCCTCGAGTAGAGGGCCTTGGTTACCCCTGAGCCGCCTGGGAAAGCGTCATAGATGTAGATGTG of Thermofilum uzonense contains these proteins:
- a CDS encoding methyltransferase, encoding MPTPASTIRESLFTLITKTLLRLYTRRSRRLLFHGAEIMAPKTCFPPIHTISTEALLKVLGGLAGFKRVVVEIGCGPGSLLIAMALSSDTEYFIGTDISDECIKAARVNSILNRVYSKTDFIVCDSGSCIRDNSAELCYTNPPFLPYDLRDQLDLPFAGGRDLKTAIRMIRDCFRVSKRGGLVFYTLSDLSTGLRLKARGRIILEASGLGDRVYVFASRR